From Quercus lobata isolate SW786 chromosome 1, ValleyOak3.0 Primary Assembly, whole genome shotgun sequence, one genomic window encodes:
- the LOC115983736 gene encoding zinc finger protein BALDIBIS-like, whose translation MMSEDGIPVPSTVGGFVQELNSNPNPNPNSIPLKRKRSLPGTPDPDAEVIALSPKSLMATNRFLCEICNKGFQRDQNLQLHRRGHNLPWKLKQRTNKEVRKKVYVCPEKSCVHHDPSRALGDLTGIKKHFSRKHGEKKWKCEKCSKKYAVQSDWKAHSKICGTREYKCDCGTLFSRKDSFITHRAFCDALAEENARFTSVSAVNQNFKHDLINGTISNPQLAGIPQLPSAFHPEFAGSESVSNLIADGQKPKLPLWLDNAAQLRQIGITNNSNAYLASLPELVPNASMSNMFGSTSQMQWLNKYPEASFTSADLTISSLPRVLKEEQENKGNLSESGVTLYPNNNQNQQTGPGHMSATALLQKAAQIGSTRSNPSFNGTAFGLMSTSHSHVSNSRNEVQKIFRQQNQAGNMNELLNSFPSSTPNTTVGDGSMLVNSNSSSFLQNTKNLEHWLMSNNGKHDQHVPAGKHHASSNEVERSLTRDFLGVGGDASRPFLQQELAKFASMGSAMDLSHYTSGHH comes from the exons ATGATGTCTGAAGATGGGATTCCTGTTCCCTCCACTGTCGGAGGGTTTGTTCAAGAACTGAActcaaaccctaaccctaatccAAATTCAATTCCattgaagagaaagagaagctTACCAGGAACACCAG ATCCAGATGCAGAGGTCATAGCTTTGTCACCAAAATCCTTAATGGCAACAAACCGATTCTTATGTGAAATTTGCAACAAGGGTTTCCAGAGGGACCAGAACTTGCAGCTTCACCGACGCGGCCACAATCTTCCATGGAAGCTAAAGCAAAGAACAAACAAAGAAGTTCGCAAAAAGGTGTATGTTTGTCCAGAGAAGAGCTGCGTGCACCACGATCCGTCAAGGGCGCTAGGAGATCTCACTGGAATAAAGAAGCACTTCAGCCGAAAGCACGGCGAGAAGAAATGGAAGTGCGAGAAATGTTCTAAGAAGTATGCGGTGCAGTCAGATTGGAAGGCCCATAGCAAGATTTGTGGGACTAGAGAGTACAAATGTGACTGCGGCACACTTTTCTCCAG GAAGGATAGCTTCATAACTCATAGAGCATTCTGTGATGCTTTGGCTGAAGAAAATGCAAGGTTCACTTCAGTTTCAGCTGTCAATCAAAACTTTAAACACGATTTGATTAATGGAACAATATCGAATCCTCAACTAGCTGGAATCCCCCAATTACCCTCAGCCTTTCATCCAGAATTTGCTGGCTCCGAATCAGTGAGCAATCTTATAGCAGATGGGCAAAAGCCAAAGCTACCACTGTGGCTAGACAATGCTGCTCAGCTCAGACAAATTGGAATTACAAATAATTCTAATGCCTACTTAGCAAGCTTGCCTGAATTGGTTCCAAATGCATCTATGAGTAATATGTTTGGATCGACCTCTCAGATGCAATGGCTTAATAAGTACCCAGAAGCATCCTTTACAAGTGCCGATCTCACTATATCATCATTGCCAAGGGTACTAAAGGAGgaacaagaaaacaaaggaaatttGTCGGAAAGTGGAGTTACTTTGTATCCTAATAATAACCAGAATCAGCAAACAGGACCAGGTCACATGTCAGCCactgcacttttacaaaaagcagCCCAAATAGGATCTACAAGGAGCAATCCATCATTCAACGGCACAGCTTTTGGGTTGATGAGTACATCTCATTCACATGTGTCAAACAGTAGAAATGAAGTTCAGAAAATTTTCAGGCAACAAAATCAAGCTGGGAACATGAACGAATTGTTAAATTCTTTCCCTTCTTCAACTCCAAACACCACAGTTGGAGATGGGTCAATGTTGGTTAATTCAAACTCAAGCTCATTCTTGCAGAATACCAAGAATTTGGAGCATTGGCTAATGTCAAACAATGGAAAGCATGACCAACACGTTCCAGCTGGAAAGCACCATGCCAGTTCAAATGAAGTTGAGCGCAGTCTAACTAGAGATTTTCTTGGTGTTGGTGGTGATGCAAGCAGGCCCTTCTTGCAGCAAGAGCTAGCTAAGTTTGCTTCAATGGGTTCAGCAATGGACTTGAGCCACTACACTAGTGGGCATCATTGA
- the LOC115988422 gene encoding fasciclin-like arabinogalactan protein 11 — translation MTKQTVFSFSLVLIFLFHCTKTIAQTPDILKILDKPGEFTVFIRLLKSTGMSDQINGEVQKSTSGYTVFAPNDKAFSDLRSGTINSLTDLQKVQLIQFHILATGVTLSNFQTLSNPVPTQAGGIGKGEFPLNVTSSGKQVQLATGVVKATLGKTLYSDDNLIVYQVDKVLLPLDIFSGYEPTVSAPAESPPVATKVNESGAESLILNGMWLYIGMAVNIAAFSL, via the coding sequence ATGACTAAACAGACTGTCTTTTCCTTCTCACTTGTACTTATTTTTCTCTTCCATTGCACCAAAACTATAGCCCAGACTCCCGATATTCTCAAAATCCTCGACAAGCCGGGTGAGTTCACCGTCTTTATCCGCCTCTTAAAGAGCACTGGAATGTCTGACCAAATCAACGGGGAGGTCCAGAAATCAACCAGTGGCTATACTGTTTTTGCTCCAAACGATAAGGCATTTTCAGACCTTCGATCGGGCACTATAAATTCTCTCACTGACCTACAAAAGGTCCAACTTATACAGTTTCATATCTTAGCAACTGGTGTTACTCTGTCAAACTTCCAAACTTTGAGCAATCCAGTGCCGACCCAAGCCGGAGGTATAGGCAAAGGTGAGTTCCCACTGAATGTGACTTCTTCCGGCAAGCAAGTTCAGCTTGCCACTGGCGTTGTCAAGGCCACACTAGGCAAAACATTATACTCAGATGATAACTTGATTGTTTATCAAGTGGACAAAGTGCTTCTTCCACTGGATATTTTTAGTGGTTATGAGCCTACAGTATCGGCACCGGCAGAAAGTCCTCCTGTTGCTACTAAAGTGAATGAGTCCGGTGCAGAGAGTCTCATCCTGAATGGAATGTGGTTGTACATTGGAATGGCTGTGAATATTGCAGCATTTTCTTTGTGA